One Streptomyces sp. NBC_00554 DNA segment encodes these proteins:
- a CDS encoding sugar ABC transporter substrate-binding protein, whose amino-acid sequence MNTFARRAAVALTATAMAASLAACGEAGDDSGSSGDNKTIGLLLPESKTTRYESFDYPLIKAKVTELCSDCKVDYKNASENVSTQKQQFDDLIASGVKVIILDTVDSPSAKAWVTEAAKKDVKVVAYDRLAEGPVSAYVSFDNEKVGQLQGQALVDALGSKAATANVVMINGKESDPNAALFKTGAHSVLDSKVGKIVYEQSGEWDPAIAGQKVGAAITSLGKDGFDAVYSANDGMAGGVIAALESAGIKNIPVGGQDAELAALQRILAGTQSFTIYKPYKPEAEKTAEIAVNLLNGKAIDSLADTTIDSPSNKGIPSSLLEPTVVTKDNIKDTIIKDNFYKVSEICTADYAAACKAAGIS is encoded by the coding sequence ATGAACACGTTCGCGCGTCGTGCCGCAGTGGCTCTCACCGCCACCGCGATGGCAGCGTCGCTCGCCGCTTGTGGCGAGGCCGGGGATGACAGTGGCTCCTCCGGCGACAACAAGACGATCGGCCTGCTGCTCCCCGAGAGCAAGACCACGCGTTACGAGTCGTTCGACTACCCGCTGATCAAGGCGAAGGTCACGGAGCTCTGCTCCGACTGCAAGGTCGACTACAAGAACGCCAGCGAGAACGTCTCCACCCAGAAGCAGCAGTTCGACGACCTCATCGCCTCCGGCGTGAAGGTCATCATCCTCGACACGGTGGACTCCCCGTCCGCCAAGGCGTGGGTGACGGAAGCCGCGAAGAAGGACGTGAAGGTCGTCGCGTACGACCGCCTCGCCGAGGGCCCGGTCTCCGCGTACGTCTCCTTCGACAACGAGAAGGTCGGCCAGCTCCAGGGCCAGGCCCTCGTCGACGCGCTCGGCTCCAAGGCCGCCACCGCCAACGTCGTGATGATCAACGGCAAGGAGAGCGACCCGAACGCCGCGCTGTTCAAGACGGGCGCGCACTCGGTCCTCGACTCCAAGGTCGGCAAGATCGTCTACGAGCAGTCCGGTGAGTGGGACCCGGCGATCGCGGGCCAGAAGGTCGGCGCCGCCATCACCTCCCTCGGCAAGGACGGCTTCGACGCGGTCTACTCCGCGAACGACGGCATGGCCGGTGGCGTGATCGCCGCCCTCGAGTCGGCCGGCATCAAGAACATCCCGGTCGGTGGCCAGGACGCCGAGCTCGCCGCCCTCCAGCGGATCCTCGCGGGCACGCAGTCCTTCACGATCTACAAGCCGTACAAGCCGGAGGCCGAGAAGACCGCCGAGATCGCGGTCAACCTCCTGAACGGCAAGGCGATCGACTCGCTGGCCGACACGACGATCGACAGCCCCAGCAACAAGGGCATCCCGTCGTCGCTGCTCGAGCCGACCGTCGTGACCAAGGACAACATCAAGGACACGATCATCAAGGACAACTTCTACAAGGTGTCCGAGATCTGCACCGCCGACTACGCCGCCGCCTGCAAGGCCGCCGGCATCTCGTAG
- a CDS encoding sugar ABC transporter permease: MSTDKTSTPEATPVDEHIVENPEAAAGANTAVDPRLLIREEGFGGYLTEFKRKIRGGELGAVPVVCGLIIIWAIFQGTTGRFLEPDNLSNIAQYIVGPGLIATGIVFVLLLGEIDLSAGSLAGLTAALAAVMAVKNGMNETQAVILALLAAAAIGALQGFFFAKIGVPAFVVTLAGFLGWSGLQLQVLGNTLSLNNIADGVIYSLNNTYFSNVAWANTAAIVAVAVHALSQLSDRRRRKAVDLPYRPLSEIALRSGVVAALAFGIAAVFNQARGLPLGITIFLLIVVISSFVLRRTRYGRQIFAVGGGIEAARRAGINVAWIRISVFTISGFLAGLGGLFIASQSGVADSTLGGGNVLMMSIAAAVIGGTSLFGGRGTPWSAVLGILVIQSIITGLYMGGSSTQAVQYMITGVVLLAAVVLDSVSRRTQKSAGRA; this comes from the coding sequence GTGAGCACCGACAAGACCTCCACGCCCGAGGCGACGCCCGTCGACGAGCACATCGTCGAGAACCCGGAAGCGGCCGCCGGGGCCAACACCGCGGTCGACCCCCGACTGCTCATCCGTGAGGAGGGCTTCGGCGGCTACCTCACCGAGTTCAAGCGGAAGATCCGCGGTGGCGAGCTCGGCGCCGTCCCGGTCGTCTGCGGCCTGATCATCATCTGGGCCATCTTCCAGGGCACCACCGGCCGCTTCCTGGAGCCGGACAACCTCAGCAACATCGCGCAGTACATCGTCGGCCCCGGCCTCATCGCCACCGGCATCGTCTTCGTGCTGCTGCTCGGTGAGATCGACCTGTCGGCCGGCTCCCTCGCCGGTCTGACCGCGGCGCTCGCCGCCGTGATGGCCGTCAAGAACGGCATGAACGAGACGCAGGCCGTGATCCTCGCGCTGCTCGCCGCAGCCGCCATCGGCGCGCTGCAGGGGTTCTTCTTCGCCAAGATCGGCGTCCCGGCGTTCGTGGTCACCTTGGCCGGCTTCCTGGGCTGGAGCGGCCTCCAGCTGCAGGTCCTGGGCAACACGCTCTCGCTCAACAACATCGCCGACGGTGTCATCTACTCGCTGAACAACACCTACTTCTCCAACGTCGCCTGGGCCAACACCGCGGCCATCGTCGCGGTCGCCGTCCACGCGCTGTCCCAGCTCAGCGACCGGCGCCGGCGCAAGGCCGTCGACCTGCCGTACCGCCCGCTGAGCGAGATCGCGCTGCGCTCCGGTGTCGTTGCGGCGCTCGCCTTCGGTATTGCGGCCGTCTTCAACCAGGCGCGCGGTTTGCCGCTCGGCATCACGATCTTCCTGCTGATCGTGGTGATCTCCAGCTTCGTGCTGCGCCGTACCCGCTACGGCCGGCAGATCTTCGCGGTCGGCGGTGGCATCGAGGCCGCCCGCCGTGCCGGTATCAACGTCGCCTGGATCCGCATCTCGGTGTTCACCATCTCCGGGTTCCTCGCGGGCCTCGGCGGTCTGTTCATCGCCTCGCAGTCCGGCGTCGCGGACAGCACCCTCGGCGGCGGCAACGTCCTGATGATGTCCATCGCGGCGGCCGTCATCGGTGGCACCAGCCTCTTCGGCGGCCGGGGCACCCCCTGGTCGGCGGTACTCGGCATCCTCGTCATCCAGTCGATCATCACGGGCCTGTACATGGGCGGCAGCTCCACCCAGGCCGTGCAGTACATGATCACCGGTGTGGTGCTGCTGGCCGCCGTCGTCCTGGACTCGGTCTCGCGCCGTACCCAGAAGTCGGCCGGCCGCGCTTAG
- a CDS encoding ATP-binding cassette domain-containing protein — protein sequence MVHVSATPVLALRGVSKRFGAVQALTDVDLDVFAGQVVALVGDNGAGKSTLVKTIAGVHPIDEGVIEWEGKPVSIGRPHDAQNLGVATVYQDLALCDNLDVVANLFLGRELGKAAVLDEVAMEKRAKELLDTLSIRIPSVRIPIASLSGGQRQVVAIARALVGDPKVVILDEPTAALGVEQTAQVLDLVERLRERGLAVILITHNMADAKAVADEVAVLRLGRNNGVFEVKSTSQEEIISAITGATDNAVTRRAARSNGEVQK from the coding sequence ATGGTTCACGTGTCCGCTACGCCAGTGTTGGCGTTGCGCGGAGTGTCCAAGCGGTTCGGTGCGGTTCAGGCGCTCACCGATGTCGATCTGGATGTTTTCGCAGGCCAAGTAGTCGCCCTGGTGGGCGACAACGGCGCAGGTAAGTCGACGCTCGTCAAGACGATCGCGGGTGTCCACCCGATCGACGAGGGCGTCATCGAGTGGGAGGGCAAGCCGGTCTCGATCGGTCGGCCGCACGACGCCCAGAACCTTGGCGTCGCCACCGTCTACCAGGACCTCGCCCTGTGCGACAACCTGGACGTCGTGGCCAACCTCTTCCTCGGCCGCGAGCTCGGCAAGGCCGCGGTGCTCGACGAGGTCGCCATGGAGAAGCGGGCCAAGGAACTCCTGGACACCCTCTCCATCCGCATCCCCAGCGTGCGCATCCCGATCGCCTCGCTCTCCGGTGGTCAGCGCCAGGTCGTGGCGATCGCCCGCGCCCTGGTCGGCGACCCCAAGGTCGTGATCCTCGACGAGCCCACCGCGGCTCTCGGTGTCGAGCAGACCGCTCAGGTTCTCGACCTGGTCGAGCGGCTGCGCGAGCGCGGCCTCGCCGTCATCCTCATCACCCACAACATGGCCGACGCGAAGGCTGTCGCCGACGAGGTTGCGGTTCTGCGGCTCGGCCGCAACAACGGCGTCTTCGAGGTGAAGTCCACCTCGCAGGAAGAAATCATCTCCGCCATCACGGGCGCCACGGACAACGCCGTGACCCGTCGTGCGGCCCGTAGCAACGGGGAGGTTCAGAAGTGA